Part of the Lycium ferocissimum isolate CSIRO_LF1 chromosome 6, AGI_CSIRO_Lferr_CH_V1, whole genome shotgun sequence genome, TGAGTTGTTTCCATGATAAACCATCACCCACTTGTGGTGATTAAAAACTCTGagcctatgttgctcggactctccaaaaatttTGCCGCTCTTgtgtcagatcctccaaaaatgcactatgGAGGATCCAACACGCACCCGTCGACATTTTTGAAAAGTCCAAGCAACATGGCTCTGAGCTGTACTTTTGACCAGGATATTGAGGGGGAAGTCATGTATTTTGGTTTAGGAGAATAACATGCTTTAATCTCTTCTTCGTCTAACTTTTCTCTAAATTATTCTATGAAGTTCAGAGTGAAAGACACTTTAGTTTTTGAAGCCTTAGTCGCGATGAAGGTGGAAGATGATCGAGCGGGAGAGATAGAATTGAGAGATTGAGGGGAAGTCGCGTGTTTTGGTTTATGCTATTAAGAAAAAGGATGGTTCTTGCAACTTCTGGATTAGTCAAGGGATTTTTCTGTTTACTCTAGTAACACAAGGATGTACCTTAGGTTTGGGCCATAGTTCAAGAATGGTTATGGCCAATAACTCCTATAAAATACATTGAACTTGTAACGTTATTTTATGTTCTCAAATGAGGAAGGTCAATAATATTTATGCTCATCTTTTGTTCTAGGTCGTTATTTTTCATGGCGGCGACCAAATTGCTTACAATCTCCATAGCACTCGCCGCTCTTTCTGCATCTGCAGCAGCTATAGGCGTTGtgttttggagaagaaagaCAAGGGCTGATGAGGAGAAAATCCGAGAGTTGGAAAAATCTTTGAAGGCTGCGTTGCAAAATTGCGGTGCTGAGAGGCAAGGCCGCATTAGAGCTCAACAGGCATTGAGGAAGGTGGCCAACTCAAATGATTCTAATAATTCATATCCTTTGGCACCTATTGCAATCACTCAGTCATGTTTCTCCACGAggtacctttttctttttttcaacaGTGTGTTTTCTTGTATGACTTGTTAATACGGATGGTACTGAAAATAATATGTTGTGGCACTAATATTTGTGATTAGGAATGGGACTCCAAGGCAACCTTTGATTGTACCACTTGCTAGAGCTTGTCTGGTATTTGATCCAACTCGAGTTCCGCCTGCATCTCTTGAGGGTCTTGAAGGCTACTCTCACTGTTGGATAATCTTTGTCTTTCATCTAAATACGAATCTTGACAAGTCATGGAAGCATCCATCACGGTCTAAGTTCAAGGCAAAGGTAAAAGTACCAAGGCTGAAAGGAGAAAGGATGGGTGTCTTTGCAACAAGATCTCCTCATCGCCCATGCCCTATAGGCCTCACTGTTGCAAAGATTGACTCTGTGGATGGGAATAAAGTTTTCATTTCTGGTGTTGATTTAGTTGATGGAACTCCGGTCCTTGATATCAAGCCATATCTTCCATACTGTGATAGCATCCCCGGTGCAATGGTCCCCGATTGGATAACGGCTGATAATATATTAGCTGTAACATCTGTTAACTTCTCTCACGACTTCTCTGCCTCTCTGAACCATTGTTGgtcaagaaatatggagaagaagaagaaaaatgagatATCACTTTATACATCTTCTACTGAATTTCGAAACTTAATTCAACAAGTGCTGTCATGGGACATACGATCATTATCTCAGAGAATCCGGCCTCATAAGACTGAAAATAACAGCATGAATAATGTAACGCTTGAAGATGACAACAGTGAAGAGGAACTTCATTTTCCTGATGATATTGTTTACCACCTTATTTTGGAAGGCCTTAACATCTCCTACAAAATTGACTATGATGGCAATGTACATGTTGAAAAGGTTGACCCTTGCATTCCAAACTGAAGAAAGTTACGCAATTTCTTCATAACAAGAAAAGGCATGTTGGTTTGTCTTACTGCATTATCTGATTTTCTGGTCTGGTCCAAACCAACCTTTTTTTGGAGTTTAACAATCACGGCTTCTGCGAAATGCCTTTCCTTGTGCAGCTATCAGACAATTGATCCTGGTAGCGATAATTTTGCAGTCATGTAGACATGTATGAGTCTATGACATTGTTACCCTATCTTCCATTTATTGAAGTGATACCTTAGAGAATTATCACATCTGCAGTTTGATCCTTTTGTCATAGAGCTGGCAATTAGATCCACAATTCAGCAGTGATGAAGTGTAACATTACTTATGAATTTGTAGCTGACTTTAACagatatgaaattttatttggCATGATTCTGCTCTGTGCAAATTCCAGTATActtttgttgtatataattATTCTTGTAGAAGAGAGAGAACAAATGGTTTTTGAATTAAAAGTAATGTTACATTATCTCTACACTTGTCACAAAATGAAATGATATATGATCGTGGACGTAAACAGCTAAAACCAACAGCATACATTATACGAAatacaatattttctttcaagtgTCAGCATAATCACTTGTAACATGTCTTGATATCTTTTTCCGACTTTGAAAACAAGAATTCTGGAGCTTAAGTAGTTCCCTCAATAGCTTCAGCCAAAAAATTGAACCTTTCCATGAGCCTCAGATGAAATGAAAAACTCTCAGGCGctagttatttctttttccttcgaCTTGCACATATCTTCTGCTGACTTTATAAACTTTTTAGTCAAGTCATCAATCTGAAAGAACACACATAAAACCAAGTAAAAGAGCCTGTACAGCATAGAATATAAATTATACAGCACATAGCAAGTTCTTCAGCaaacaagtaaaataacgtacTTCTTTCTCCAGTCTTTTTGCATCATCTTCTGAGAAAGCTGAAGCTGACTTGTCTTTGTCTTTCTTTTTGGGAACAGATTTCTTTATAGTGTCCAAAGCCTGGAAAAAAAGGAATTAACATCTTGTAGCATCAAAGAGAAAACATTTCTACCGTCACATAAGTACCCTGGTTATATCCAAACAAAACCTACATGCATATGACTGTTTTCATCAGCTCAATGTCATTTCTCCCATTCCtctttacttccattttatttGGGAGGTGGAGATTGAGTTCACCAATAAATCTTAGCAGCGATACTGCTGGCCATGTTACTGTTTCGCATGgagaaaatggaaaataaaggaaaataaacATTCGACCTCATAAAGGAAGGAGACAAAGGTAATTGACCACATCTTCTTCAGTACAGGCCATGCGAGGAGAGTATCATGGACATCAGATAAgcatacacatacacatgcacacacaactTTTGCACAAAGATGCTGCCATCAACTCTAAACAAGAAACTATGTGGAGAGCTCCATTAATATGCTAACACAGGACAGCGTCCTGAAAATTACGGTAACCTCTTGTTGGCCAAACTGAGTCGATGGTTAATGAATTGACTACTCATTAAGCATCTACGTATTTGGAAATTCGCAGTTCTTCCTCTCTTGGTTATTCTATTTTTCCTCCCTCACTTCGCTAACTAAAAAGGTAACTAGAATGTTAAACCTCTTGCAATGCCAATATTCCTTCTCTGTTGTTCCTCAAAAGCACCTTTTTTATAAGAATATTCCTCTAAAGCACCTGTCTCCGTACAGTGCTGCAACTAGATACTACCAGAATTCAACTTACACAATATAATCCCTCTAAAGCACTACAGTTACGAACCATTTACTTTCCAAGCTCTCCGCACTCAAGAAGGTCATGTCTTTGTTACCCAGCAATAACCAAAGTCCAACACACCTCCAGCTTCATTTAGATATTGCAGATACACAACAGGTCCatcagaaacagcctctctaccttcacaaggCAGGGGTGAGGCTGCGTACAGAGTACAGAcaaccctccccagaccccagttgtgacttgtgagattacactgggtatgttattgttgttgtagataCACAACCATCATCCTAAACTTTTCTTCGACTCCCATTCCATCACTTTCCTACACTCATAGCTCTACatatatattcttttcttttttataatagGTTAGTTCTATATATATTCTTTGATAAGAGAAAACCAATTGTTGGCTGCCTCCCACTTAATcttcttcttccctttttttatttttttttattttttatttttattttatggatGAGTAAGAAGAATCCAATTGTTGGCTCCTTAGCACTAATCaattttggttctttttttttcggttCACAAGAGAAATCCGATTGTTGGCTCCTTAATAACttattaatttagtttctcTTCAAAGACGAcacgacgacaacaacaactactagTATTACTACACCTCAATCAAAAACAAGTTGGGTAAGCTACATGAATCACCAATATCCATTTCAATCCATTTGGACCATTTATGCCCTTGGAAGTCAAAAGGGCATAAAATAAGAAAGTGCACAACATGTCCCTCAGTTTGAAGATTATTTACTTAACTGAATTCTTATGAGAGTGTAGCGGTTGTCGTGCATCAAGCACTTCAGTAATAGCCAAATGCAATTGTCTAGTGTTTACTGTACAACAGCGTTTGAAAAAACCAACTCACAATTAGGGCTGCACAGAATATGACACAGATCATGAATAACTAGGGCCTGACTCTTTTCCCAGCTTTTAATGAGCTTGAGCTGGCTAAAACCATATTCTGGTCAATCTCAATAAATAGGCTTCATCAAATATATGTGCAACTACTTACCTAATTTCATCATATGTTGGTTTTCAACCTAAAAAGTTGCCCCAAAACCCTACGTATTTACCTACCCTTTCTCCTTTCCCTCCTTATGTATCTTCAGTTATTTTATCCTTCGGCTGACATGGATGTGATCCCATCCATTATCCAATCATCTTGTCTTTTCTTCCAATGCCGCTTAATTTATTGAGTTTCTGTTTCCCCTTATTTCTTACATATAAACTTTTGGGGTTTTACATTTCAATAGGATGAAATGGGTACTTTTCTGCTGTTAGGGCTACTTTCTTTTGCTTATGGatgtaaaaaaggaaaaagttagaACGACGAGAAAAAGATTGTCAGGAGGAAAGGGAGAAAATAGGCAGAGGTGTTTGGTCAAGAGTGTACCTTCTGGCGGGCTCGTCTTATACTTTGCTTAACGTCTTCAGATGATTTTGCGACCACTTTGCATACAGCCTAGTAAAGAGGATGACACTATCAGCAAAAGGAACAATAAACAACTACTGAAATTGACAAGGATGAAGGGTCACCTGTACATGCTCCGTAGTCAACCTGCTTGTTGCACAGATTGcgggaaaagaagaaagggtgAGTCAAAAGGCATTGGAACTCTTAACAGGACATAAAGTTCTCACTGCAAACCACATATCCCAAAAATCTTGCTGATGCAAATGAAGAAGCATAACAGTTAATTGCCTGAAGTAGGCATATTCCCTAGGAAGATTGATTGTCTTGAAAAAATgttataatgatttttttttctacatcAACATATTGTACTTCAAGCCATTCTACATGTAAATACTGGCAACATGAAAGTTACAGTAAAGACTATCAAGTTGAGATTAAATCAAGTATTTGCTTCTATTTTCGACATCTTAGCCTAACAAATAGGTGGATTCCAGAGCAGGAGAGACAATTTTACTCTTTCAGATGGATACTTACGGAGGTATTGGTACAATTAATCTCTGGTTGTCTGATTGAGGATTTAAGCCCAATGGAGATGAAATAATGGCTTTGTCCATCTCTTTGAGGGTCTGCAAAAGACAATTGATCATGGTGCATGTTTATATAAAATACACTTCTGTTTAGCAACTTCTTTGCacccataatatatataaagaaatgcTCCATTAATCAAGTAAGGCAAATATGTATGGAAAAAATATCGAAAACCAGACAGTATATGTGTATGGGTTTAAGTGTATAAAATTACATTCGGATCATAAGGATTCACTGACAAGGTTTTCGGGTCTAGCACTGAAATGACAGCCATCCTGCAAAGAGGTGTCTTAACACCTCCTGTTTCAACAATGATATGATCTAGCATCCCTGTTAAATCCAAGAAGCTAAAAGAATGAGTCCAAATCAAAGGCAAACAAAGTAACTTGTATTACAACAGAAATCCATTCATGTACCAGCTGATGCTCTTCCAGTTCGCAGCTTGGTCAATTCTCGCGATAGTGCATCAATTGCTGCTTCCATCTGTGAGACTGCAGTAGCTTTAATGGTAGGACCCACGTTGACAGCTGCCGGTGCATTTCCATAATCATCGTCATCTACCTCCTCCCCTACAAATTCATCGTGGGGGACAACAGATTGCAAGAGGTCAGAAACTTCAAGTATATTGCCTCAAAACAAGAAACTTGAAGATACCATTTTGTGTATTTGTGATGAACAAACTCCAGAAACCTTTTATTCTGAATGATCAACTAATGCTCTTGGTTCAAATAACAAACATTAACTTTTGTGAAACAAAGTCAATAAATACACGTAagtctctcttttttcttcttttaatgaGAGTAATAGTTCATTGATGTGAATGTGGATACCCCCTCTTAAAATGCAGAAAGTAGAGAATTCTAACTAAGACATGATTTTTACAAAGAACATCCAATCTCCAATGGTGACCGATATCATATTTCGTCCAAAACTATACCAAAAATAGAAAGGTTCCATCATTACAAATAATAATAACCCAAATGAAAGGTAACAAATGCAAAACGAGAGAAAATGCACACATGATATTAATGGAAGCTAAAATTGCGCCCACCCATTTGAGCAACTATAATATATCCTAACATACTTTTCATGAGTTTTAACTAATTCCACCAACAGGTATAAACAATTTTTACACTAACAAGTAACCTTTGCTATTCAGGTAACCTATCTTATTTTCAAGATCACAAATCAcactttttcatgatattctttTGTCGACCTGATAGCAGTGTTTATAAGTTAAActcatttccatttttcataGTTTAGGCTGTGATAGTATGTTAATTACCATTTTTATCAGTTATTGATTAATGCTTATTATATAGAGATTTACATTTACCTATAGTATTAGTCATTAGGTTGTAAGTGAACTAATTGTGTTAGTATATTTTACACTGTCAGCACATAGAAACctaaaatcatttttcatatacaaaatctTGAAACTTCAACTCTACTTTACTAAGCAATTAGCTTACTAAGGAGTTGATTTCTCATATGGTCactcctttcttcttcattccaattttcttcaacaaAGAAAGTCACTACTTTTTCtgagataataactattagttCAGTGACCATCTCGCATACTTGAGAAATGTAAATAGAATATGCACTAAATTGGAGGATCAATAATAAGAAAGGGAAATAGAATGAGTACTCATTTGTCTTCTTCCTTTAGCAAAACCTCTCCGACATTCAAGTATAAAATTGTTGGTCTGTTGCATAGAACAAGGAACAGGTTTTTCTTTGTGAAATGGACTTGAATTGGACCCGCCCAAAGAGGAGAAACGGGCCAAATTAGTGGCCCGTAATGCACCATAAATGTTGCGGTAAGAAACTAATGCTCGTCTAATTAACATCGCCATTGTTTCTATATCTCTCACAATTCTCAAAGGTTAATTATTAcgtttctttttcctctcttgtGCTGGCTGGTTTATAGGGTTTTACGAAAAACCCTCCTTCTAGGGGTGTGAACCGGGGAAGTCTTATTCGGTTTAATGAAGTAGACCGGCCGAACCGGATcggtttggtttgaatatatccCTTCAGTTCTCGGTGcgtatttgttctttatcttgatattttagtgtcttatttatttatttttgcggtagctattttttgggaaaaaggacACTGTATATTCACTCAGCTAAACTAATCCCATATTTAACCACTGTTTGAGCTTAATTCCACTAAATGTCCGTTcgacccaaaataatgccaaaaaatggTCGGTCAGCCGAAAATAATGCCAAAGCTGACCGGCCCAACAGCCCAggagcttaaaaaaaaaagactttttgtgGATACtaagtcgccacaaaaagtcgccactaaaggctgctacagcatatatacatatgttggaattatatatacactttatatacaagaattatacagtttatatacatatgctggaattaatcatacatttattttacataaattgtacgttaattatacatttattatacacatcttatgcaataatgatatgatttttttttttttacatatacaaagtgatatatattatataccacaatgatacggtttctattatacattttttatacgtatggtaCACTTTCTATATAAACGATACggtttatatacacatgttttaattatatatacactttatatacaaaaaatgatacttattatattcaaaaatgatacaattttctattctatacaaAGACGGTTGTAACTTGTCTTTGTGCATACACATTATATCaccaaatgatacatattatatacaaaaatgatacataacttagtgattcatattttatacggtttctatacattacagataggtattgatacatattttatacacaaatgacacatattatatataaaaatcgcctcaaacatttttgtgtttggatttttatttgaaaatcgtcttatttaagttttggcTAATGGGTGGGATTAGTTTAGTGGGTATAATTTGGGTTTGGGAAAAATTGGGTTAGATGGTGGGATTAGTTTCACCCTACCGGCCAGttgtgtccttttccctttttttttgagGGGTCTATCGTAAACAACTTCTTAGGTGAAGGCTCTGCTTTACATCTACATTCTCAAACTCTACTGTAGAAGCACACCGTTTTAGacaatatgttattgttgttgttggttctcggtgtgtatttcagaaaatctGATTAACCAATAGCTTTTTGTTATTTCAACGGGCTGATAACTAATAGTCACTTTGGCCAAGTTTCTAGAGAGTcaaatgttatatttttttttattttttttttaagaaaagcaATTATTTTAGAGATATAGTAGGTGTTTGGATAATCCAAAAATTGGGGAATCCAGCAGTCAAGCACTCCTATAGTGAACAAAACAGAGTAGCTTGGACCTCCTAAACTGAGGAAGGATCAAAGAACAGCTTTTTGAATCATACTCACTTTTTTAATACTTTCCCGGTGTATGCCAATGAAGCAGTTTGGGCGAACATTTTGAGAATTTCTTTTGCTAGAAATATTTCTGTTTGTAATCAAGATAACCTTTTGCTAACTTATGCCCAACAAGAGC contains:
- the LOC132059134 gene encoding uncharacterized protein LOC132059134 isoform X2; translation: MAATKLLTISIALAALSASAAAIGVVFWRRKTRADEEKIRELEKSLKAALQNCGAERQGRIRAQQALRKVANSNDSNNSYPLAPIAITQSCFSTRNGTPRQPLIVPLARACLVFDPTRVPPASLEGLEGYSHCWIIFVFHLNTNLDKSWKHPSRSKFKAKVKVPRLKGERMGVFATRSPHRPCPIGLTVAKIDSVDGNKVFISGVDLVDGTPVLDIKPYLPYCDSIPGAMVPDWITADNILAVTSVNFSHDFSASLNHCWSRNMEKKKKNEISLYTSSTEFRNLIQQVLSWDIRSLSQRIRPHKTENNSMNNVTLEDDNSEEELHFPDDIVYHLILEGLNISYKIDYDGNVHVEKVDPCIPN
- the LOC132059135 gene encoding uncharacterized protein LOC132059135; this translates as MAMLIRRALVSYRNIYGALRATNLARFSSLGGSNSSPFHKEKPVPCSMQQTNNFILECRRGFAKGRRQMREEVDDDDYGNAPAAVNVGPTIKATAVSQMEAAIDALSRELTKLRTGRASAGMLDHIIVETGGVKTPLCRMAVISVLDPKTLSVNPYDPNTLKEMDKAIISSPLGLNPQSDNQRLIVPIPPLTTEHVQAVCKVVAKSSEDVKQSIRRARQKALDTIKKSVPKKKDKDKSASAFSEDDAKRLEKEIDDLTKKFIKSAEDMCKSKEKEITSA
- the LOC132059134 gene encoding uncharacterized protein LOC132059134 isoform X1, which codes for MLIFCSRSLFFMAATKLLTISIALAALSASAAAIGVVFWRRKTRADEEKIRELEKSLKAALQNCGAERQGRIRAQQALRKVANSNDSNNSYPLAPIAITQSCFSTRNGTPRQPLIVPLARACLVFDPTRVPPASLEGLEGYSHCWIIFVFHLNTNLDKSWKHPSRSKFKAKVKVPRLKGERMGVFATRSPHRPCPIGLTVAKIDSVDGNKVFISGVDLVDGTPVLDIKPYLPYCDSIPGAMVPDWITADNILAVTSVNFSHDFSASLNHCWSRNMEKKKKNEISLYTSSTEFRNLIQQVLSWDIRSLSQRIRPHKTENNSMNNVTLEDDNSEEELHFPDDIVYHLILEGLNISYKIDYDGNVHVEKVDPCIPN